The following coding sequences lie in one Musa acuminata AAA Group cultivar baxijiao chromosome BXJ1-8, Cavendish_Baxijiao_AAA, whole genome shotgun sequence genomic window:
- the LOC135588001 gene encoding transcription factor TGA2.3-like has protein sequence MGSRKGGVGVEDGKRAASGMPSFVSSPVAQNIVAEGNTKHPSRVSDFGMLEQSVGRNLEAAADFIRNPEVNPKPSVQTSISGPSHFDNFSKPLGISNISTSTARVGSLTVPLHKGQRPHLVSLASGQFENWGETTMADASPRTDASTDVDTGDKNHKPKRGQLAAIAASDSSDKTKEKTGDQKTLRRLAQNREAARKSRLRKKAYVQQLEGSRLKLTHIEQELQHARQQGIFISSSGDQSHAMSGNEGLAFNSEYARWREEHNRQISELRTAVNAHASENDLRAIVDGIMAHYDEIFKLKGTAAKADVFHMLSGMWKTPAERCFLWLGGFRSSELLKLLKSQLEPLTEQQLMGLCNLQQSSQQAEDALSQGMEALQQSLAETLAGSLSSSGSSGNVANYMGQMAMAMGKLGTLENFLCQADNLRQQTLQQMCRILTTRQAARALLAINDYFSRLHALSSLWLARPRD, from the exons ATGGGGAGTAGGAAAGGCGGGGTCGGCGTGGAAGACggtaagcgagcggcgagcgggatGCCGAGCTTCGTTTCCTCACCGGTGGCTCAGAACAT TGTCGCGGAGGGGAACACTAAGCATCCATCTAGAGTTTCTGACTTTGGCATGCTTGAGCAATCTGTTGGGCGCAACTTAGAAGCAGCTGCTGATTTCATCAGAA ATCCTGAAGTTAATCCAAAACCTAGTGTTCAAACCAGTATTTCTGGTCCTTctcattttgataattttagtaAA CCTCTTGGAATCAGTAATATTTCTACATCGACAGCCAGAGTTGGATCATTGACGGTGCCCCTACACAAGGGGCAGCGACCTCATCTGGTTTCACTTGCTAGTGGTCAGTTTGAAAACTGGGGTGAGACCACAATGGCAGATGCTAGCCCGAGGACAGACGCTTCAACAGATGTGGATACTGGTGACAAAAATCACAAG CCAAAAAGAGGGCAACTTGCTGCAATAGCAGCTTCTGATTCTAGTGACAAGACCAAGGAGAAAACAGGGGATCAAAAG ACACTTCGTCGACTTGCACAAAATCGTGAAGCTGCAAGAAAGAGTCGGCTAAGGAAAAAG GCATATGTACAACAACTAGAGGGTAGCAGGCTGAAACTTACTCACATTGAGCAGGAGCTTCAACATGCTCGACAGCAG GGAATTTTTATTTCTAGCTCAGGAGATCAATCCCATGCAATGAGTGGAAATG AGGGGTTGGCTTTTAACAGTGAATATGCACGATGGCGAGAAGAGCACAATCGGCAGATCAGTGAACTCAGGACTGCCGTGAATGCACATGCCAGTGAGAATGACCTCCGTGCTATTGTGGATGGCATCATGGCACACTATGATGAGATTTTTAAGCTCAAGGGCACTGCTGCAAAAGCAGATGTCTTTCACATGTTATCAGGCATGTGGAAGACACCTGCCGAGAGGTGTTTCCTGTGGCTAGGAGGTTTCCGCTCATCTGAACTCCTAAAG CTTCTTAAAAGTCAGCTAGAGCCACTTACAGAGCAGCAATTGATGGGTCTGTGCAATCTCCAGCAATCCTCTCAGCAGGCCGAGGATGCTCTCTCGCAGGGGATGGAGGCACTGCAGCAGTCTTTGGCAGAAACATTGGCTGGGTCTCTTAGCTCCTCGGGGTCTTCAGGCAACGTTGCGAACTACATGGGTCAGATGGCTATGGCCATGGGGAAACTTGGGACTCTCGAAAATTTCCTTTGCCAG GCTGACAACCTGCGGCAACAGACTCTACAACAAATGTGTCGGATACTAACTACTCGTCAAGCTGCACGAGCACTTCTTGCCATCAATGACTACTTCTCACGGCTTCATGCCCTGAGCTCTCTTTGGCTTGCTCGGCCTCGTGACTAA
- the LOC135587999 gene encoding pentatricopeptide repeat-containing protein At1g80270, mitochondrial-like, which produces MWALRRVLNPMRGNCNVVARCCRMNLHVASSSIDNGECHYEEAGINRSFIPSKSVSCGPISLRSFVWSRNLSSQVGQKSTDKEDDLEDGFSDLEEPPESAEVNDGSDKEDKELMSEGELSEESDEAADNSLGLLDVESTSSEVKGPRRRTLYSPLFKTIMDSPRQSLTSALNKWAEEGKPLGREEISSAMLNLRKRRLYVTALQFTEWLEANGHIDFIERDYASHLDLIAKVSGLQKAEKYIEKIPESFRSEVVYRTLLANCAGAVNVKKAEEVFNKIRDLGFPISAFACNQLLLLYKRLDRKKIADVLLMMEKENVKPTLFTYKILIDTKGRANDISGMEQIVETMKAEGVEPDIMTQAMVARYYIFAGLNEKAEAALKEMEGDDFKENRNVCKVLLPLYAALGKVDDVGRVWKVCEANPRLDECLAAIEAWDKLGQIETAEEVFENISKKWKLSSKYYNAMLKVYANNKLLTKGKELVKRMSNSGCRIGPLTWDALVKLYVEAGEVEKADSILQKAGQQNQNRLLLSSYMAVMDHYSNRGDVHNAEKIFHRLRQVGYIGRMRQYQSLLQAYVNAKTPAYGFRERMKADNMFPNKALAAQLAAIDAFKKTPFSELLD; this is translated from the exons ATGTGGGCGCTTCGCCGGGTGTTAAACCCCATGAG GGGTAACTGCAATGTTGTTGCACGTTGTTGTCGCATGAATTTACATGTAGCAAGTAGTAGCATAGATAATGGAGAATGCCATTATGAGGAGGCTGGTATAAACAGGAGCTTCATCCCATCAAAGTCGGTTTCCTGTGGACCTATTTCTTTGAGGTCTTTCGTCTGGAGTCGAAATCTCTCTTCTCAGGTTGGACAAAAATCGACTGACAAGGAAGATGATTTGGAGGATGGTTTTTCTGATCTGGAGGAACCACCAGAATCTGCTGAAGTTAACGATGGTTCAGACAAGGAAGATAAGGAGCTGATGTCCGAAGGAGAGTTATCTGAAGAATCTGATGAAGCTGCAGATAATTCATTAGGTTTGTTAGATGTTGAATCAACTTCAAGTGAAGTGAAGGGGCCACGAAGACGGACACTCTATTCTCCTCTTTTCAAGACTATAATGGATTCTCCACGTCAATCATTGACTAGTGCACTTAATAAATGGGCCGAGGAAGGTAAACCTTTGGGACGAGAGGAAATCTCTTCTGCTATGCTGAATCTCAGGAAACGACGGTTATATGTGACTGCCCTACAG tTCACGGAGTGGCTGGAAGCCAATGGACATATTGACTTTATAGAGCGTGACTATGCTTCTCACTTGGATTTGATTGCTAAGGTAAGCGGTCTTCAGAAGGCAGAAAAGTACATCGAGAAAATTCCAGAATCTTTCAGGAGTGAGGTGGTCTACAGAACTCTTCTAGCCAATTGTGCTGGTGCTGTCAATGTCAAGAAAGCAGAGGAAGTGTTCAATAAGATTAGAGATCTTGGGTTTCCGATTTCAGCATTTGCTTGCAACCAGCTGTTGCTGCTATATAAGAGGTTAGACCGTAAGAAGATTGCTGATGTACTCTTGATGATGGAAAAGGAAAATGTGAAGCCAACGCTCTTCACATACAAGATCTTAATAGACACCAAAGGCCGTGCCAATGATATATCAGGTATGGAGCAGATCGTGGAGACAATGAAGGCTGAAGGTGTGGAACCTGATATCATGACCCAAGCTATGGTTGCAAGGTATTACATTTTCGCTGGTCTCAATGAGAAAGCTGAGGCAGCATTGAAGGAGATGGAAGGTGATGATTTCAAGGAGAATCGCAACGTTTGCAAGGTTCTTCTTCCCCTTTATGCTGCTCTTGGCAAAGTAGATGATGTAGGAAGAGTTTGGAAGGTTTGTGAAGCTAACCCACGTCTGGATGAGTGCTTAGCTGCAATAGAGGCCTGGGATAAGCTTGGGCAGATAGAAACCGCAGAGGAAGTCTTTGAGAACATTTCTAAGAAATGGAAGTTGTCCTCAAAGTACTATAATGCTATGTTAAAGGTCTATGCAAACAATAAGCTTCTGACCAAGGGGAAGGAATTGGTGAAGCGAATGTCCAACAGTGGTTGCAGAATTGGTCCTCTGACTTGGGATGCACTTGTGAAGCTGTATGTAGAAGCCGGGGAGGTGGAGAAAGCTGATTCCATATTGCAGAAAGCAGGTCAGCAAAATCAGAATAGACTTCTCTTATCATCTTACATGGCCGTGATGGACCACTATTCCAACAGGGGAGATGTCCATAATGCAGAAAAGATATTTCACAGGCTGAGGCAAGTTGGATATATTGGCAGAATGAGGCAATACCAGTCATTACTTCAGGCCTATGTGAATGCAAAAACTCCAGCTTATGGATTTAGGGAGAGGATGAAGGCTGATAACATGTTCCCTAACAAGGCTCTGGCAGCACAACTGGCGGCTATTGATGCATTTAAGAAGACTCCATTCTCAGAATTGCTCGATTAA
- the LOC135587998 gene encoding uncharacterized protein LOC135587998, with amino-acid sequence MALKEQSHDDAWVHARKLDGNRHHWQCIYCDYIGKGGGITRVKMHLAGGYPDVAKCKKVPTEIRKLFQSKMKQAKEDALKKKARVEEEYHRATQEPVYDQYEGCGDEVDPDLTAGIRASLEHQHTVDKAMRHRRPDSQLEHGSGSGIQRSTSMRQPTAPSQLGRTSSMRYGGLRGFMRGLGRRSAPDIVDIDPQAYPPQTAKQTRIDDAYTKEKKRDIGKAISKWFNFHRIPANTAQGPYYQSMISSIQKSGTGIQPPTPKEIHGVYLDEEVAELKDWIKSFKRQWDEYGVILMCDSWTGPTRMSIINFLVYCNRRVVFHKSVNVSEKIQDANYIESLMDTMVEEIGPQYVVQIITDNGANFKKAGLQLMEKRKTLFWTPCAAHCIDLMLKDIGELDTVKKCVARAQSITKFIYNHHWVHALMQKYVNGEILRPGITRFATNFIALKSLQQKRHGLKAMASSQEWSESRYSKLSDGKKIEKTILSSRFWETIAEIIKGVEPLYIVLRKVDMDKRPQMPYLKYMLISAREEVRKAFKDDFKADQYVRIIDRRTEVHMDQDIHNAAYYLNLAIQYRYALGTQNNFLTTLRNVIYRLLPNTTEAADALMEGRLFRETVGSFSDVVAISCRYTMDPVEWWLQFGGDAPHLRKVAVRVLS; translated from the exons atggcacTAAAGGAACAGTCACacgatgatgcatgggttcatgcccgaaagctagatggaaaccgtcatcattggcaatgtatttattgtgactacattggtaaaggtggaggaataactcgagtaaaaatgcatttggctggtgggtatcctgacgttgcaaaatgcaagaaggttccaacggagatccgtaaattatttcaaagcaagatgaaacaagcaaaggaagatgcattaaaaaagaaggcaagagttgaggaagaatatcatagggctacacaggaaccagtttatgatcagtatgagggttgcggcgatgaagtcgacccggatctcacagctgggattcgtgcatcattggagcatcagcaTACGGTCGataaagcaatgaggcatcgacgacctgactcacaattagagcatggtagtggtagtggaatccagaggtcaaccagcatgaggcaaccaactgctccttctcagttaggccgaactagtagcatgaggtatggtggactccgtggttttatgagaggtcttggcaggaggtccgcaccagatattgttgatattgatccgcaagcctatcccccacaaacagcgaaacagacacggattgacgatgcatatacaaaagaaaaaaaacgggatattgggaaggcaatctcaaaatggttcaactttcataggattccagccaacacagcccaaggtccatattatcagagcatgatctcctctattcaaaagtctggcacggggatccaacctccaacaccgaaggagattcacggcgtgtacttagatgaggaggtggcagaactaaaggattggatcaaatccttcaagaggcaatgggatgaatatggggtgatattgatgtgtgacagttggacaggaccaacaagaatgagtatcatcaactttcttgtttattgcaatagaagagtggtgtttcataagtccgttaatgtttctgaaaagatccaagatgcaaactacattgagagcttgatggacactatggtagaggagattggaccacagtatgttgtccaaataataaccgacaatggagcgaatttcaaaaaagccggtttgcaattgatggaaaaaagaaaaactttgttttggactccatgtgcagctcattgcatagatctaatgctaaaggatattggtgagttggatacagtcaagaaatgtgtagctcgagcacaatcaattacaaagtttatatataatcatcattgggtccacgcattaatgcaaaagtatgtaaatggtgagatacttcgacctggaattactcggtttgctacaaattttattgcattaaaatcattacagcaaaaaagacatggcttgaaggcaatggctagctcacaagagtggtctgaatccagatattcgaaattgagtgatggaaaaaagatagaaaagaccattctttcatctagattttgggagactatagcagaaatcataaaaggtgtggaaccactttatattgtcctccgtaaggtcgatatggacaagcgtccacaaatgccgtatcttaaatatatgctgatttcagcaagagaggaggtcaggaaagcattcaaagatgattttaaggccgaccaatacgtacgaatcattgatcgtcggaccgaagttcatatggatcaagatatccataatgcag cgtattatctaaacctggcaattcaatatcgatatgctctcggaacgcaaaataatttcctaacgacactacgaaatgttatatatcgactcttgccaaacactaccgaggcagccgatgctcttatggagggtcgattatttcgagaaacagttggttcattctccgacgttgtagctatatcatgccgttacactatggatcctg tcgagtggtggttacaatttggaggcgatgcaccacatttaaggaaggttgccgttcgtgtactttcatag